Proteins found in one Candidatus Nitrosocosmicus arcticus genomic segment:
- a CDS encoding peptidylprolyl isomerase translates to MADKIKCYHILVKKQSEAVSILEKLKKGEGFSNLAKEFSIDKGSGKKGGDLGSFGKGMMVKPFEEAAFKLKKGEVTTEPVKTEFGYHIIKRSG, encoded by the coding sequence GTGGCTGATAAAATCAAATGTTATCATATCTTGGTTAAGAAGCAAAGTGAAGCAGTATCGATATTAGAAAAATTGAAAAAAGGGGAAGGCTTTTCAAATCTAGCTAAAGAGTTTTCAATTGACAAAGGTAGTGGGAAAAAAGGAGGAGACCTGGGTTCCTTTGGAAAAGGGATGATGGTCAAACCTTTTGAAGAAGCGGCATTCAAGCTTAAAAAGGGAGAGGTTACCACAGAGCCTGTAAAGACTGAATTTGGATATCATATAATAAAACGGTCTGGATAA
- a CDS encoding SDR family oxidoreductase, with protein MSEQRVAVVTGSSSGIGFEISLMLARHGFITYATMRDLQKRSILKSIADKENIPLKCIQLDVTNDISTKQAIETIVKESNKIDVLVNNAGYGLSGALEDLSINEIKIQFDTNFFGLIRATQAVLPIMRKQKSGAIVNISSGLGRFGIATSSAYASSKFAIEGLTESISYELEPFGIRTILVEPGIIKTNFIKAAVLAQKSTDPNSPYFQFMNNMEDGMKKLIESGEKPEYVARVVLDAINDNNPKLRYLAGKDVEQIMEIKNKVSDEDFHNMIKKMSS; from the coding sequence ATGAGTGAGCAGAGAGTTGCAGTTGTGACTGGAAGTTCGAGCGGAATAGGTTTTGAAATATCGTTGATGCTAGCAAGACATGGGTTCATAACTTATGCAACGATGAGGGATCTACAGAAAAGGTCCATCCTGAAATCAATTGCGGATAAAGAAAACATTCCCTTAAAATGTATTCAGCTTGACGTTACGAATGATATTTCGACTAAGCAAGCTATTGAAACTATAGTGAAAGAGTCTAATAAAATAGATGTCCTGGTTAATAACGCCGGATATGGTTTGAGTGGAGCTCTCGAGGACCTTTCGATAAATGAAATAAAAATACAATTTGACACAAATTTTTTTGGTCTGATACGAGCTACACAGGCAGTGTTACCTATAATGAGAAAGCAAAAATCTGGAGCAATTGTCAATATCAGTTCCGGACTTGGCCGTTTTGGCATCGCAACTAGTTCAGCGTATGCGAGTTCAAAGTTTGCTATCGAGGGATTAACTGAATCCATATCGTATGAGCTTGAACCATTTGGGATTAGAACTATACTTGTAGAACCTGGAATAATCAAAACTAACTTCATCAAAGCTGCTGTATTAGCACAAAAATCTACTGACCCTAATTCACCTTACTTTCAATTTATGAATAATATGGAAGACGGGATGAAAAAATTAATTGAGAGTGGCGAGAAGCCAGAATATGTTGCTAGGGTTGTACTTGATGCTATAAACGATAACAATCCAAAGTTGAGATATCTGGCGGGCAAAGATGTTGAACAAATTATGGAAATAAAAAACAAGGTATCAGATGAAGATTTTCATAATATGATAAAGAAAATGAGTAGCTAG
- a CDS encoding nitroreductase family protein, producing MEKSIIDNHAVTDYPIHYLLGKRWSARAFSARRVENIKLFSILEAARWTPSSRNEQPWRYIVFTSDNPNRLVEAQSVLLESNSFAKQAPILICAITKKTYTTSKDPNRLYFHDLGAANENMFLESFNQGLIMHEMGGFNVTLAREVFKIPNDYEVGIMIAIGYQGTNDSLPEKFKVKNTKPRERKLLSEIAYLEDLGHGILDMINK from the coding sequence TTGGAAAAGAGCATCATAGATAATCATGCAGTGACGGACTATCCTATTCATTACCTATTAGGAAAAAGGTGGAGTGCTCGTGCATTTTCGGCAAGAAGAGTGGAGAATATAAAACTGTTTTCGATCTTAGAGGCAGCCAGGTGGACACCTTCTTCGAGAAACGAACAGCCCTGGCGGTACATTGTTTTTACTAGTGACAATCCCAATAGATTGGTTGAGGCTCAATCTGTTCTGCTAGAATCAAATTCCTTTGCAAAACAAGCACCTATCTTGATATGTGCGATCACAAAAAAAACCTATACCACTAGTAAAGATCCAAATAGGCTATATTTTCACGACCTTGGCGCGGCAAATGAGAATATGTTCTTGGAAAGTTTTAACCAAGGTCTAATAATGCACGAGATGGGTGGATTTAATGTAACATTAGCAAGAGAGGTGTTTAAGATACCTAACGATTACGAAGTGGGAATTATGATAGCCATAGGATATCAAGGCACCAACGATAGCTTGCCGGAAAAATTTAAAGTTAAAAATACTAAGCCGAGGGAGAGAAAACTTTTATCTGAAATAGCGTACCTAGAAGACCTGGGACATGGTATACTAGATATGATAAACAAATAA
- a CDS encoding S1C family serine protease produces the protein MVKDQLLRIFPVEGVGSGVIIDKKGYILTNNHVIEKANKLKVTTTDGNVYDGIVIGTDNITDLAIIKIESKEALSYAELGNSDELKIGQIVIAIGNPFGLDGGPSVTAGIISSLSRKLQFERGIMELVQTDASINPGNSGGPLVNTKGQVIGINTAKMPYAQGIGFAVPINVAKLIINDLIMNGRVTNRPWIGISTIKITSELANSYGLPTNEGSLIAEVQKDGPAYHSDLRKGDIIESIDGIKVTDPFQISNHIRKRNIKDRIIIRINRYGKKMDKEIQLMSHPTNFN, from the coding sequence ATGGTCAAGGATCAGTTATTACGAATCTTTCCTGTAGAAGGTGTAGGGTCGGGCGTAATAATAGATAAGAAAGGATACATCTTGACAAATAATCATGTCATTGAAAAGGCGAACAAATTAAAAGTTACAACTACGGACGGAAACGTTTATGACGGAATTGTGATTGGAACAGACAATATTACCGATTTAGCTATAATTAAGATCGAATCCAAAGAGGCATTATCTTACGCGGAATTGGGCAATTCAGATGAATTGAAAATAGGACAAATAGTAATTGCAATTGGGAATCCGTTTGGTTTGGACGGCGGGCCGTCTGTTACCGCAGGAATTATAAGCTCATTAAGCAGAAAATTGCAGTTTGAGAGAGGTATAATGGAGCTGGTTCAGACTGATGCATCGATCAATCCTGGTAATTCGGGGGGTCCACTCGTAAATACCAAAGGGCAAGTGATTGGAATAAATACCGCAAAAATGCCGTATGCACAGGGTATAGGATTTGCCGTGCCAATAAATGTAGCAAAGTTGATAATAAATGATTTAATAATGAATGGACGCGTAACGAATAGACCCTGGATAGGCATTTCCACAATAAAGATCACAAGTGAATTAGCAAATTCTTATGGGCTTCCAACCAACGAGGGATCTTTAATTGCTGAGGTACAAAAAGATGGTCCCGCTTACCACTCTGATTTGCGTAAAGGTGATATCATCGAATCAATAGATGGAATAAAAGTAACTGATCCATTTCAGATTTCTAACCATATACGAAAGCGGAACATTAAAGATAGAATAATTATTAGAATCAATCGATATGGAAAAAAGATGGATAAGGAAATCCAATTAATGTCTCATCCCACCAATTTTAATTAA
- a CDS encoding MFS transporter, which produces MNYKWLALSNTTIGTLMASLDRNIVIIALPSIANELHTSLITLVWIAIGYWVVTASMLLTFGRLADMFGRVKMYNLGFALFTFGSGLCCVSQTGEQLIVFRIIQALGAAFIFSNSSAILSDSFPESERGKALGINQISIVVGSVMGLVIGGALTSYFGWRSIFWINIPIGIFATVWAFSKLKELGTIKKEKIDWIGNLLFIGGIVTLLIGITFGSFHLLNTFEIILCILAGISLLVLFYKNEKKVSFPMIDLTLFRIRLFTSSNIAIFFNSLARGAFTFVMVFYLQGPTMLLNPLDSGIYLIPVSLALAIFAPITGWFYDKYRSQIFSQAGMIVSATGFVLLASMGSRISYVDAILPLALIGAGMGIFTSPNRATIMNSVPPNRRGVATGISTTLVMTGSAFSIGLVFLIFSALLPSESIGDIFSGSTISTSYDSIQFSDSNLDRFILSIHIIFMVSALLMISSVLIQYKMN; this is translated from the coding sequence TTGAATTACAAATGGTTAGCATTAAGTAATACAACAATTGGTACCCTAATGGCATCTCTTGATAGGAATATAGTCATAATAGCTCTTCCTTCCATTGCAAATGAATTACACACCTCTCTGATTACACTTGTCTGGATAGCAATTGGGTACTGGGTAGTAACGGCTTCAATGCTATTGACATTTGGAAGACTAGCTGATATGTTTGGGCGAGTCAAAATGTATAATCTCGGATTTGCTTTGTTTACATTTGGCTCTGGGCTTTGCTGTGTGTCTCAAACGGGAGAACAATTGATTGTTTTTCGAATCATCCAAGCATTAGGCGCTGCATTTATTTTTTCAAATAGTTCAGCCATCCTCTCGGATTCATTTCCTGAATCCGAGAGGGGAAAAGCGTTAGGAATAAATCAAATATCTATTGTAGTGGGGTCGGTCATGGGTTTAGTAATTGGCGGGGCTTTGACCTCATATTTTGGATGGAGGTCTATATTCTGGATAAATATACCTATAGGGATATTTGCTACCGTATGGGCATTTTCAAAACTAAAAGAATTAGGAACGATAAAAAAGGAAAAAATTGATTGGATAGGAAATTTGTTATTTATTGGAGGGATAGTAACCCTACTAATTGGAATAACTTTCGGCTCTTTTCATCTATTAAACACATTCGAAATAATCTTGTGTATACTAGCTGGAATTTCTTTGTTAGTACTATTTTATAAAAATGAGAAAAAAGTTAGTTTTCCAATGATCGACCTTACATTATTTAGGATTAGACTCTTCACCAGTAGTAATATTGCAATTTTTTTTAACTCTCTTGCTCGCGGCGCTTTCACTTTCGTAATGGTGTTTTACCTTCAAGGACCGACGATGCTTCTCAATCCCTTAGACTCGGGGATTTATTTGATTCCTGTCTCCTTGGCACTGGCGATATTTGCTCCTATAACTGGTTGGTTTTATGATAAATATAGGTCTCAAATTTTCTCTCAGGCAGGAATGATAGTTTCTGCAACAGGTTTTGTACTATTAGCTAGCATGGGTTCACGGATTTCATATGTAGATGCGATACTGCCGCTTGCACTCATAGGAGCAGGAATGGGCATATTTACATCGCCCAATAGAGCCACCATAATGAACTCAGTACCTCCAAATAGAAGAGGGGTAGCCACCGGTATCAGTACTACCTTGGTTATGACTGGAAGTGCATTTAGCATCGGATTGGTCTTTTTAATATTTTCCGCTCTGTTACCATCTGAGTCAATTGGTGACATCTTCTCAGGTTCAACTATCTCCACGAGTTATGATTCAATTCAATTCAGTGACTCCAACCTGGATAGATTTATTTTATCAATTCACATAATATTCATGGTTTCTGCTCTGTTGATGATATCTTCAGTATTGATTCAATACAAAATGAACTGA
- a CDS encoding MarR family transcriptional regulator: protein MSSNNNFNESPNHFMVLDAISRGMKKIDGIAKVTKLSKDEVELILNDLKNQKLINTVVKKGFFGNKKTEYHTSDTGMRMLDSKKQELSSKSQRLQQLYDTGNRGQMQSYMDDNRMWMPMMLFSGIMSMVFFASMMSFMGMAMNPAESAQTEGQVDESGGAGAEDTGAASDTGASDTGDTGGVSDMGADSGMDTGGFDSF, encoded by the coding sequence ATGTCATCAAATAATAATTTTAACGAAAGTCCAAATCATTTCATGGTACTAGATGCGATTTCTCGAGGTATGAAAAAGATAGACGGTATTGCAAAAGTCACAAAGTTGTCAAAAGATGAAGTGGAATTGATTCTAAATGATCTAAAAAATCAAAAATTGATAAACACGGTTGTTAAGAAGGGTTTTTTTGGCAATAAGAAAACGGAGTATCATACTTCAGATACGGGTATGAGAATGCTGGATTCAAAAAAACAAGAATTATCGTCTAAATCTCAGCGGCTTCAACAACTCTATGATACGGGCAATAGGGGTCAAATGCAGAGTTATATGGACGATAACAGAATGTGGATGCCAATGATGCTATTCTCTGGCATTATGAGTATGGTATTTTTTGCTTCAATGATGTCTTTTATGGGAATGGCAATGAATCCAGCTGAAAGTGCTCAGACTGAAGGGCAAGTAGACGAATCAGGAGGGGCTGGAGCTGAAGATACAGGAGCAGCATCTGATACAGGTGCATCCGACACAGGCGACACAGGTGGTGTAAGTGATATGGGCGCAGATAGTGGCATGGATACTGGAGGATTTGATTCATTCTAA
- a CDS encoding cupredoxin domain-containing protein — protein sequence MLFILFLLPILNYYGLGWSSQDSNFAITINPGAPNNDSQNPMAPTNVTVSEGTTIIWLNDDSAPHLLVSGTPDQGPSNIFYGDYFGAGESYNITIGNAGVYNYYDPAWSHISGQITVVPNNDTDLEDNDSGFLNQTNSGGTTK from the coding sequence TTGCTATTTATATTATTCTTGCTCCCTATTCTCAATTATTATGGGTTAGGGTGGAGTTCTCAAGACAGCAATTTTGCAATTACTATAAATCCTGGAGCCCCAAATAACGATAGCCAAAATCCAATGGCTCCCACAAACGTAACGGTGTCAGAGGGCACAACTATTATTTGGCTTAATGATGACTCTGCTCCGCATCTATTAGTATCTGGTACTCCAGATCAAGGCCCATCAAACATATTTTATGGAGATTATTTCGGTGCCGGTGAATCATATAATATAACCATCGGTAATGCTGGAGTATACAACTATTACGATCCAGCTTGGAGTCATATCAGTGGTCAAATAACTGTAGTACCAAACAACGATACTGACTTGGAGGATAATGATAGTGGCTTTCTGAACCAAACAAATAGCGGTGGTACTACCAAGTAA
- a CDS encoding VOC family protein, protein MSNSSTTNKPSSSQPVYPKTLNHIAISVSDLDQAIKWYNEVLGFTVVGGPVKFMADDSIAGIALKDIHGPYLEKMRMVWMSSGNQVGFEIIEYLEPKAQRRQQNFEYWKSGITHICITDPNIEDLCHKISETGGKQRSKVWEIVPNKGYKLAFCEDPFGNIIEIYTNGYEQTVSSIS, encoded by the coding sequence ATGAGTAATTCTAGCACCACAAATAAACCCTCGTCATCACAACCTGTATATCCAAAAACATTAAATCACATAGCCATTAGCGTATCAGATCTAGACCAAGCAATAAAATGGTATAATGAGGTACTAGGATTTACCGTAGTGGGAGGACCGGTAAAATTTATGGCGGATGATTCTATAGCGGGGATAGCATTGAAAGATATTCATGGCCCATACCTTGAGAAAATGCGAATGGTTTGGATGAGTTCGGGTAATCAGGTAGGATTTGAAATAATTGAATACCTGGAGCCAAAGGCACAAAGACGTCAACAGAACTTTGAGTATTGGAAATCAGGAATTACACACATATGCATTACGGATCCAAACATCGAGGATTTATGCCATAAGATTTCAGAAACTGGAGGAAAGCAGCGAAGCAAGGTCTGGGAAATTGTTCCAAATAAGGGATATAAATTAGCATTCTGCGAAGATCCATTTGGTAATATTATAGAGATATATACAAATGGATATGAACAGACCGTTAGTTCGATATCATAA
- a CDS encoding MarR family transcriptional regulator: MSSDNGFSQSPNHFMVLDAISRGMKKIDSIAKVTKLSKDEVELIVNDLQTQKLITKETKKGFFGNKKIEVYSTETGFKILESKKQELVSKSKYLQQLYETGNKDQMQSYMDDNRMWMPMMLMSGIMSMVMFGSMMSFMGMAMNPAESAQSEGQADDSGGSGADDTGAASDAGDTGGSSDMDVGGMDTGGFDSF, encoded by the coding sequence ATGTCTTCAGATAACGGATTTAGTCAAAGTCCAAATCATTTCATGGTGTTGGATGCCATCTCTAGGGGTATGAAGAAAATTGACAGCATTGCAAAGGTCACAAAATTATCTAAAGATGAAGTAGAATTGATTGTAAATGATTTACAAACTCAAAAACTAATTACTAAAGAGACAAAAAAAGGTTTTTTTGGTAATAAGAAGATTGAAGTTTACTCTACGGAAACAGGATTCAAAATATTAGAATCAAAGAAACAAGAACTAGTCAGTAAATCTAAATATCTTCAACAACTCTATGAAACCGGCAATAAGGATCAAATGCAGAGTTATATGGACGATAACAGAATGTGGATGCCGATGATGCTAATGTCTGGAATAATGAGCATGGTAATGTTTGGATCTATGATGTCTTTTATGGGAATGGCAATGAATCCCGCCGAAAGTGCTCAAAGTGAAGGGCAAGCGGATGATTCAGGAGGGTCGGGTGCTGATGATACAGGAGCGGCATCCGACGCAGGCGATACAGGTGGTTCTAGCGATATGGATGTAGGTGGAATGGATACTGGGGGCTTTGATTCATTTTAG
- a CDS encoding cation diffusion facilitator family transporter codes for MVGAGESKKAIYAALFGNLAIAISKLIAALFTGSTSMWAETYHSFSDTFNQVLLLVGVKTSQKEANEKYPFGFGKEQFFWSFVVAILIFGVSGVLSLEHGISYFLSGHDTHSVENSFINYIILAIAFVFEANAIRIAFALFRKTIGDRSDKLTLPVLFTELKENKDPVIITVLVEDAAALLGIVIAAVALLLSDVTGNTAYDAIGSLLIGMVLMVFALFLARENRGMLIGEAMSKRDYEKINDAIANIPEVRNIKSIRTMHFAAEDVLIAIEVSLIENLSTDTIESVINDIENKIKEAIPYVNHSKIYVELAQESK; via the coding sequence ATGGTGGGCGCGGGCGAATCAAAGAAAGCAATCTATGCTGCATTGTTTGGCAATTTGGCAATTGCTATATCTAAGCTTATTGCAGCGTTATTTACAGGAAGTACATCTATGTGGGCTGAGACATATCATTCATTCTCAGATACTTTCAATCAAGTGCTACTTTTAGTAGGTGTGAAGACAAGTCAGAAGGAAGCAAATGAAAAGTACCCTTTCGGATTTGGCAAGGAGCAATTCTTTTGGTCGTTTGTTGTAGCCATACTTATTTTTGGCGTATCAGGAGTGCTATCTTTAGAACATGGTATAAGTTATTTTTTAAGTGGTCATGATACTCATAGTGTAGAAAATTCTTTTATAAATTATATTATATTGGCAATAGCTTTTGTATTTGAGGCAAATGCAATTAGAATAGCCTTTGCATTATTTAGAAAAACAATAGGAGATAGAAGTGATAAATTAACTTTACCTGTTTTGTTCACGGAACTTAAAGAAAACAAAGATCCTGTTATTATAACAGTACTTGTAGAAGATGCAGCCGCTCTGCTAGGAATAGTAATTGCAGCAGTAGCGTTGTTGCTATCTGATGTCACTGGAAATACTGCATATGATGCGATAGGCTCTCTCTTAATTGGGATGGTGTTGATGGTTTTTGCATTATTTTTGGCTAGAGAAAACCGGGGTATGCTCATTGGTGAAGCAATGTCCAAACGAGATTACGAGAAGATAAACGATGCAATAGCTAATATCCCAGAAGTCAGAAACATAAAATCAATTCGTACTATGCATTTTGCAGCAGAAGATGTTCTAATAGCAATTGAAGTGAGTTTGATTGAAAATTTAAGTACTGATACGATCGAATCCGTTATTAATGATATTGAAAACAAAATCAAGGAAGCCATACCATACGTTAACCATTCAAAAATATATGTAGAGCTAGCACAAGAGAGTAAATAA
- a CDS encoding ZIP family metal transporter gives MVDYANSFLESLMLTIFVSILVASPFLIASIISKEYRHPLRLRADLASFSSGIFIGTVTFSIIEESVKLGDIFTMGVGFGIGAVTFSLVRYKIQNKPTFFVNKDHGEQNIVDSNTSHRDDPVEKKRTANKREIQTEKTGSGKLIVIGTLTDSHPETIMIGVMIALGIPGLFPTALALFIGNFAATIVGTRELIAENEPKRKILQKWSMVFIFVAIGGPIGYFLTLFLNEYYLSIVFSFAAGALMSFVTEELIPDAYRKVNWHIGLSASVGLFVSFAIFHFYQ, from the coding sequence ATGGTCGATTATGCTAATTCATTTTTAGAATCATTGATGCTAACAATCTTTGTATCAATCTTGGTAGCATCTCCTTTTTTAATAGCATCAATCATTTCTAAAGAATACCGACATCCGCTAAGATTACGTGCAGATCTTGCCTCGTTCTCATCCGGCATTTTTATTGGGACAGTGACATTTAGTATTATAGAAGAATCTGTTAAATTAGGTGACATATTCACAATGGGAGTTGGATTTGGAATAGGAGCTGTTACCTTTAGTTTGGTACGATACAAGATTCAAAACAAACCGACGTTTTTTGTGAATAAAGATCACGGTGAACAAAATATTGTAGATTCAAATACCTCTCATCGTGACGACCCAGTAGAGAAAAAAAGAACTGCCAATAAAAGAGAAATTCAAACAGAGAAAACCGGGTCAGGAAAGCTAATAGTAATAGGCACTTTAACAGATAGTCATCCAGAAACCATCATGATAGGTGTAATGATTGCGCTAGGTATCCCGGGTTTGTTCCCTACCGCATTGGCATTGTTTATTGGCAACTTTGCAGCTACTATCGTAGGTACTAGAGAGCTGATTGCAGAGAACGAACCCAAAAGAAAGATCCTCCAAAAATGGAGCATGGTATTTATCTTTGTAGCCATAGGGGGTCCAATTGGATACTTTCTGACACTGTTTCTAAACGAATATTACTTATCCATTGTATTCAGTTTTGCAGCAGGAGCGTTAATGTCTTTTGTAACTGAAGAACTAATACCGGATGCATATAGAAAAGTAAATTGGCATATAGGACTTTCTGCAAGTGTAGGACTATTCGTGAGTTTTGCTATATTTCACTTTTATCAATAA
- a CDS encoding cupredoxin domain-containing protein, which yields MFTILTMGMATITSMVLMSFLFLLTETTTGDNNIFVFATSQSQPQQQMQQQQQQDNKPIEIAAGGGKYSAPLTIYVPDKIEVNVGQPVNWYNPTDVGEPHTVTFVMDNSTMAGVVSPLSISNTTTITTLPPNSNNEPIVISGQNGTNTIIALNARTFNPVVIDSSGNVEYMSPNANFNMDGTEKYINSGWFLPKGMEQEYPGAGNTFIITFEKPGTYNYICILYPWMIGSITVR from the coding sequence ATGTTTACCATCTTGACGATGGGAATGGCAACAATAACTTCAATGGTGCTCATGTCATTTCTGTTCCTTTTAACTGAAACCACAACAGGGGATAACAATATCTTTGTGTTTGCAACCTCACAGTCACAGCCACAGCAACAGATGCAGCAACAGCAACAACAAGACAACAAACCCATAGAAATTGCGGCTGGAGGAGGCAAATATAGTGCCCCTCTCACCATCTATGTACCTGACAAGATTGAAGTGAATGTGGGGCAACCCGTGAATTGGTATAATCCCACAGACGTAGGCGAACCACATACCGTGACATTCGTAATGGATAACAGCACAATGGCAGGAGTGGTTTCTCCCCTGTCAATTTCAAATACCACAACAATCACAACTCTACCTCCTAACTCTAACAACGAGCCCATAGTAATATCAGGTCAAAACGGCACCAACACGATCATAGCCTTAAACGCAAGAACATTCAATCCAGTTGTGATTGACTCTTCCGGTAATGTTGAGTATATGAGCCCCAATGCAAACTTTAACATGGACGGGACCGAAAAATATATCAATTCAGGTTGGTTCCTTCCAAAAGGCATGGAGCAGGAATATCCAGGTGCAGGAAACACATTTATCATAACATTTGAGAAACCCGGGACATACAACTATATCTGTATATTGTATCCATGGATGATTGGAAGCATAACGGTAAGATGA